Genomic DNA from Felis catus isolate Fca126 chromosome E3, F.catus_Fca126_mat1.0, whole genome shotgun sequence:
TTTCTCCTTCAACCAACTCTTATCCGAGTTGTTAACAATTACAAATCAACTTATTTGATTTTCAACTTCCTTTGCTCCAGTCCTCTGGTATAGCTGTAATGTACAGAGAAATCCCTAAAGGCAAGCAGTCAGAAGGAAAAGACGGAAGCAAAGGGCCTTGATAACCCACACAAGGAGAAAAGGTCCTCGGACTAACGGAGAACTGCTCGTCACACAGCTTCCAGTTTATAACTGGATGGTGCTCTGAGAGCTTACTCATAATCTGGATCTGTGGAGCTCTCACACCACACTAATGTAAAAGTAGTCATTAGGTTTCTCGGGTTCATCCACAGAAACCCACATAACGCGTACTTTAGTTGTGCTGCGTGCGCTGTACTGAAAAAACACACACGTTTCCGAATGAAAGACTTGAAAAATTATGATCTGTGTTGCCAAGAACACAGTACCCCAGCAGCAGCTGAGGCTGGGGGCCCCCCCCTTCCACCCCGGTGCTGGCTGGGAACAGGCGGTACAGAAACTACCGAGACATGCTTCGAGGGGGTGAATGGTCCACGACATGCCCGGTCGACCGGGAGGCGGGAAGCCACAGGGACCAAGGTGTCCCGTGAATGTGAAGACCATGGGGCCATTCTCGGTCTGCTGCCTTAATTTCCCTTTCCCGTTGCTACCGCCTGTTCCTTCCGACTGTGGGACAGAACACAGCTTCacagtccccgcccccccccccccccccccccaagtgcaGGTCTCTGAAGCAAGCACCTAACCCTCGCCGTGGTTTCTGAAGTCGTCCTTGATtcctctgcctctcactcccACCCGCACGCCTAACTGGCTGCCAAGGCCTTCTGTCCCTTCCATTTCAAAATGTCTCTCCAATCAGTCCTTGCACTACACATCCATTCTTGCTTCCCCATTCAGGCCCTCACTTCTCACCCGAATGAGTGCAGAAGCTTCCTGAGATCCCCAACTCTGGTCCCTCCTCAGTGCCAATGATCTTTCATACGATCACACTGGTTAGCTTTCTTTAAAGTgagtaatttaaaaaacccaagtTCATGTTGCCTTCTATGCAATTTCACTGGCTCTGTATTTTAAACAGAATAAAGTTCAAATTCTTTGGCACGGTACTGAAAAGACTTTACAACCTGCCCCTTCATCTAACTATAGAGCCAGATCTCTTGTCACCTCTGTCCAGAGATTCCACATTTTAGTATGTCAGGCTACTATTCTCCTTAGCACATCCCCCCCCCAGGCATCTTCCAAATTCAAGTGGGCACTCCTCAGAGCTCTCCTATGGCCCCACACTAGACTCTGAGCTCCTTGAAGGTGCAGCTCATGTCCTAGTGGTTTTGAACCCCCAGCACcaagcacagtacctggcacacagcagaggctaaataaatgtttgcagttgctttctaaaagatttttactagcagaaacaaaggagaaagagtAAAAAGGCTACAcaccctttcccttctcctttttttgcCACTCAGACCCTGTAAGGAAAGACAAAGTCACAAAACAGCATGGTCCAGTGGGAAGAACACAGGGTTTGGAACTGGAAGGCCTAAACTTAAGTTCccgctctgtcacttactagttaTGTATCTCTGGGCATGCCACCACCTTTTCCGGTCTCAAATTCCTAATCAGCGTTCTATCTCAAAAGGTCATGAGGATCAAATGGCTTATGTAAAATATGGGAAAACACTTCATAAACTACATGGAGGCAACAGGCAAATTCAGCCGAATGAAAATCTTTGTAAAGGAAAATGGCAGGTCCTAGACTGAGAATCCCAGGATTAAAAGGGAGGGACCCTGGTGGCCAGCTAGGGGAGCTACTGGATATTTTACCTGCAAGGTCcctcggggtggggaggggggcgtaaaaaacaaaacaaaacaaacgttTCTCAAAAaggcggcggggggagggaggggggagaaccCCCAGGGGAGGGCCCCCCAGGGAGAACCACCTGGGGACTGggcatatattttgaaaatggtcCCCAAGAGAATCTGACACCAGCATCCAATACCATCTCTTAAGAACCTGTGCTTTGTGTCAGTGGTCTCAGACCTGGCTCTGCATCAGAGACATATGGGGTCCAATTTCCAAAACTACAGTAGGCCTGGGGTACAGGAGGTTGTGCTTTTAACAAATGCCATTATGATTCTGATGTACCAACAGGTTTGGGGGTAACATCTGTCCACATATCGGAGACAAACCAAATAACTCTGATCATTTCTGGGCATTTCTGTCACAGGACCTTTCAGGGTGAGGGAAGGGCTGAGGACGGGGGATGAGAAAGGAAGACGGTGATTCTGGGTAAAGGGGGGTTGGGGGCTCTGGGTGAAGCGGAATGGGAGATGAGCTGGCGGTGGGATGGAAAGAGTCAACATGGAGATTTGCCCTTCTCTTCATCCCCACCACTGCGGGCACCACTCTGGGTGAGGGGCTGTCCCAGGCAGCACtggtggaaggggaggaggagagaaatcccaagctgtagcagtggggagaaaggaagtTCCTGTGGTCTTACGGTTTTCTAGGTGGCTGCCCGTACACGAGGCTACACCTAAATTGGGGACTGCCTAGACTGTATTGGTCGCCATAAATGGGCAGGCAGGACAGCAATTTTTTCTGAGGGTAGACTACCTTTGGAATTCAAAGTTTCAAGGGCTGTGCCCTTGAAATGTTTACCTTCGATGACATTTTCTTTGTATATGGTGGCCAATTTAAAGATGAGTTAAGCTCTTGAGATGAATTACTATTCCACATTCCAATCTCTacatcctcttcctcttcccagccAGTGGGGCGATTTCCAGGCAATGGCATATCATCACCACACCAGCCATCTTGCATAGATTTTGGCCCTGATTGTGGATTTGTGATACAAAGAGAAACATGCTGTAATCAAACAATTCTTTCTAGAGGATGAGAACTCATTAACAGGGTGGGGCGAGACGGGGGTACCTAAAAAAACCCcgcttttacttcccttcccaAATCTACAGGGCAGAAGTGTATGTTTTATACTGAGTTGAAAGTTCCATtaggcaagaatttttttttctttttataagtaatctctacacccaacatggggcccaaacccacgaccccgagatcaagagtcgcatgctctactgactgagccagccaggcacgcctaagcctgagaattttttttaattaaaaatttcaatgaaaCATCTCCCATGCTTTCACAAACAGAAGGTACCTAAGATGGAACAATGGTAGCCTTCTTGTTCACCCTTAACATTCTGCATGGCTGCGCACAGGGCAGAGGatagaaaaaattgaaaagaattcattttgaaatacattttcaacGAGCACGGCCAAAAAGTATTGCAAATCATAAGCAGAAAGTATCTCATCTCTACACTCAGCCTTTGGAAGTCCTACGGGGTGCCCCCCACACAACTTATGGGACAGTGACCGTGTTCATCTAAACAACAGGGGTCCTTCTTGAACTTTgttcattttacatataatattcaGGGAATTATCTGAAACCTCAGCCGGACATTTTGGATATGCGTCTACATGACTATTCAGTCACTCATGCCGGACAGCATAAAAGTTGCTTGACCGTTACTAGATAATCTTATTTGGTAAAATGTAATTTAGATTTGGTGAAGTATATGCAAATCCTTAATAGTTAGCACAGTTCTAAGGAAAGGTAAGAAAATTCACAATGATAAAAGAGCAAACCAAGTTACGAATTCAAAGAGCCAGTGAAATCATCCAGTATGATAATACAGGAATACATTTACAATATAAACATTATCTGATTATTTACAGTCCTAGTCAATGACCGATCACCACTGTGACAAAATAGCTACCAGGAATTATCAACAACTTACCAGATTTGCTTAACGCTTGAGGACCAACAgagctggagccccacgtggACGTGCTGGATGCCGCAGCAACGGGCTCCCCCCAGCTGGGACCACTGTCTATGGGTTTACCCCATGCTGAAGTACCATTATCCACAGTTGTGGCTGGAGTAGAAGGCTCCCCCCAGGGCTCACCCCAGCCTTTAGAAAGTGTGGGAAAAGAAGTCATCAGCACATGGTAGGGTGGGGCGGTGGAATAAGGGGCAGCAAGGAATACTTTAGGGAACAAAAGATGAAGACCTTCACATTCACGTATCTAATAATGATGCTGTGATGCGCAAAAACAGATGGCATCTGTTTTATGCAAAGATGATAAGTCATTTCCCATTATGATAGTTTAGCCAGTGATGTGACTTTTTCCACCTCTTCTTTCCTAACTGCCCTCTGGGTGTAGAGCAGACTGCTTCCAATAACCCCGATTATGGCAAGTTATCTTCCTTCGAAGACGAACTTAATTCCTGGGAAAGTCAAGTCACTCTGAGCCAAACCTAGTGAATTCAAGCGGGTGATCAAGCCGCGTAACAGCGTGTGGATGAAATTTATACCCTAAGGGCAACCTTTCAACATCACTGTTCTGggataaacaaaaatgaactgcCAGACTAACAAAAGGTAGGCATCCGATTTTTATACCTGCTGGACAATGCTTCTTAAAAATTCTGAAGTGTTAAGTTGCCCAAAGCAAACCCATCAACATTgtttaaaagaaccaaaacagCCTTTCCCTCAGATACGCACCTGTTTCTTCTaagaattaaattcaaattaatacAATAAGCTCTACTTGGGAGACTAATTAGATGCTGAGAGGTTAGTTTATGAAAACACTGCTATCGCTACGTCCGGTGGGATTATTATTCAATAAAACCTCCATTAACAAAGACAATGCATTCCAGTGACACTTAATGAAAACCTCATTGTCAAGATAATCTGCAGAGATGGGAATCAGTTCCTTGTTATGGGAGGAAAGTGGAACATACCACCAGAAAAGTATTATCAAATGTGttaagcacacatacacactgtgTGTCTAACAGACTTGGATTTCAGGCCTCcttaaataaatgtctttgaaGGCCAAATACAGCACCTGGTGTTTAGAGTATTATAGTTGGATGCTTGCTGTATTTCTGGGACTACTGTAGTCAGATAACAAAACCAAGAAGTGACGGCTAGGCTCCGGAGAAGTGGGAAATGTACGGCATTCCCACTCGACACCACTTTTCCGACTCTGCCTTCTGAAGCCTTCCTAACAGAGAATGGAGCGCGTGAGGGTCACAACCAGCGCGGCCACCGGCAGAGCTCCGCTCCCTCATGTTACACACCTTGCCTGTCGCCATCTTCCCTAGAAGCTTCTCCTGCATTAGAGCAGAAAAGCCCCTTGCGTGCACATCCAACTACTCTGTGAAACAGATCTTAACAGCAGCGGTAAACGGAAACGAGGCTACTGCAGTCCTGGGGGGTGCTGTGTGACACCACCAGACTCGACCCGGTGGAAACTTACCGGAGCCGCCGCCCGCCTCTTTGCTGGAGATGGCACTTGCAGACGGGAGCAGCTGCTGGACCTGTGCTTGCTGGTCTGAACGGCCGCTGCCGTTCGGGACGTTTCTGTTCCACATGTTCACATTTTTGTAGTTGTACTTGCTTGGGTCTCCCCAAGCCGAAGTTCCGTCATCAATCTCCATTTTGCGACGTATGGATTCCGGGGATGGTTCCTCCCAGCCTGTGGGCTCTTCTTCCTTTGTCGGGGCTGGTATAGGTCCTCCCAGCCAGCCTGTACCGGGAGGTTTGCCTGTAGCTGGCGGGATCCCCCAGGATCCGACAAGGTCTTGTGGCTTGTTCCAGTCTGGAGAACCGACTGGCTTCGACGAATCTCCCCAACCTAGAGACTGATTAGACTTTGGAGGATCTCCCCATCCCTGGGAAGGATTAGGTTTAGAAGATTCATCCCATCCTGATGAATTATTTGGATTTATGTTATTTCCCCAAGTAAAAGAACTAGTTTTACCAAGTTCGTTCCAACCGGAAACGGACCGGTCACTGTCACTACCTCCTGAGCTAGATTTCTTGTTAGCCTCACCCCAATGGTTACTCCTCGAAGTTTCTCCCCAGTTATCGCTGGTGGACACGGCCCACCCTTGGTTTGATTTTTGCCCGTCACCCCATCCCTGTTTGCTCTTTTGCGAATCATTCCACGTGGACTTCTCTTCTTTGCAGTTCCCCCACTGATTGCTCTTGACCGTTCCTGTAGCAGCAGAATCATCTTCCCATCCCCCCTGGCAGTTCGAGCCTTTGGAATCTCCCCACCGCAGAGCAGGTTTGGGATCTCCCCACCCCGATACAGATGAGGTATCGTTACTAGTAGGGCTAGTCTTATCTACACACGCCCCTGAGTTAAAAGTCTGTGTGGCAGAGCTTCCCCAGGCCTCTGTCCCATTGTCagtctttctttcccctctagGTGAAGTTTCGGTGTCCCAGGCAGTATTCTGCTTAATCGGAGTCTGTCCCCAACCAGAGTTGGAGAGGACACGTGGATCCAAGTCAGTCCTGTTCACGATGCTTTGGAGTAATGTGTGCTGATCAATTTTCCTCCTATCTCTACTCTGACTTTCCCCAGTTGCTTTTTCCTCGAGGCGTCCAGTGCTTTCTGTACTACCTTCACTCTCCACTGTTCCTCCTGTTTTGGCCCACACGCTGTTCTGCTCGTTTGTCTGGGATGTGGCAGCACCCTGATCCTCTTCCTCAGTAGATTTCCATCCGTTTGTAAACTTCTTACCATTGCCGTTTGCACTGTCATTGGAATGCTGATTGCTAGGCAGTTTGCTCCACTCCGCGCCGGGTAGATTAGTGCCAGTGTTTTGTGCGGGAGCTCCCCACCCTCTTCGACTTCCTCCAGAACTGGCGCCATTCCCGCTTCCCCATGACGCACTCTGGGAACCCGCTGCCCCGGACTCCCACACGCCTCCTCCTTTATTTGCGTTAACTTGAAAGTTAGTGCCCACAGGCCCATTCATGCCAGGCTGCATTAGAGTTGCATTCACAGTGTCACCATTAGCTTGGCCGTTAGGGCTCGAACATTTGTCTCCAGAGTAATTAGAACCATAGGCACCCCACGTAGTACCGTAAGAGCCTCCACTTTTTGACTCTCCATTGCTAAGGTGAGAAAGGGAAGTGCCATTCATAACTGACGGAGCCTGTATCTGAGGAGGATTCATTGTGCTCACACGCCAGGCCCCTGTATTACTAGGCAGTTCATTATTCTGTACTGAACCGGAGTTTGGTAAACTAGAGGTCATAAAGTTAGTAGTGTTATTTGGTCCAGTCATTTCAGTGGTAATATTCTGAGGTTGACCACTGAATGAAACCTTCTGTGTACCACTTACTTCAGATTCACAAGTTTCCTGAAGGCTTCCCCAGGTACCATGGGTGGCAGAACCACCCACTTTAGAGTTAATACTCTGATTGTTAGGCATCTGGCCTATGGTACTGCACTGAATATTGATGCCGGAACTACCGCTCCCTACAGGCCCTTTTAGGGCAAGTCCGTTGTTTTCTAATACTGGCCAGGCACCATGGTTGCTAGCTGGATTCAAAGTGCTTGGATTTAACCCTCCATTTGATGAAGAACTTACAGTGCCCCAAGCATTCATTCTATTGTTGCTACTTTCTGATTTGCTTTCAGGAGCATCCACAGAGACCTGACATGTGCTTATTATGGCTCCATGGGAAAAACCCCATGGCCCAGTACTACCTCCATGGCCCACATTATTGCTGCTGCTACCAACCACAAACTTGTTTTGGGAACCAAGTCCAGTGCTATTCCGAAGGCCATCTTTTTCACCACCTGTGTTCCCTGAAGCCATGATAGTGATGTTTCTCTCTGATTCAGAACTGGAGACAGAATCAGCATCCATACATTCTGAAGCCAACTCTGGATCACTGCCAGGGACTGAGGGCCATACTTCTTTCTCAGGGGAGTCGTTCACAACAGCATTCTTACAATTTGTGCTAGAGTCACTCGGAGAAGACACAGGTCCCCGCTGCGAATTTTCATAATGGGATCCTGAAGTATTGTGGTTTAGATCTAGAGTAAAGGAGAAGTACAAAAAACACTTAGGAAGGGTCTGAGAAAATGATAAGTACGTTATAAATGTATGTGGTTCCGCAATACTGACAAATACGATACTTGGCAGTATGGTTACAAAGGCACTGGGTATATGCCAGCCGCCAACGTTTCTCATCCAGTTGTTAATCCCACACGGGAAGGGTATTTTGCTGCTTTGTTCACTGATGTTATCCTATAAGCCTAAAGCAGCACCTGGAACATAAGAGCccctctcaataaatatctgctgaatgaacAAACTGTTACCTTATcagcaaagaaaagaattttgGTGTCAGGAAGGACTAGGTGATAGTAAACGTATTAGCATAATGAGGCAACCCAGGCCTAGAGGCCTGACATGAGAAAGAAGGGGTTGGAAAGTAGATGGGTAAGGACAAACAGACAAACTTGATTAAATGTATTAGAAATATACTAGAAATGCCTTCTTGTCTTCCCtttcttagaacagcttttcCACACAACTGTTTTTGGGTATTATAACATGcttataaaaattacaaagtcttttccattatatttccatttcattagTGTTTATACTCAACCTGAAATACTGCACACAAGTCAGCATTATTTTAGTTCCATTCCCcttcataaaaatttaatttactttcacAGCCATGTTTTTTTAGAAGATCACAGAATTGCGATGATTAAAAAATCAAGGGCAGACACTGGACACTATTAACGACCGAACAGTCATATAATCCTATACTCTTGGCCTCACCGCTGTATCTCATCATCTAGTTATTTTGCCGCAGGTAGGGGGCAGGCAGTTCTCATGTTTCCAATACCTTCCCAGATTCATTACTCTCATTCGGCGTAAGGATCTGGTAGTTAGAAGTTTCTCAGAGATGCTAACCTGCATAAGAGGTCTGCATTTAGACTGCCTTTAGGGGGTCGCTTATGTTGTAGTTCTCGACTAGAATGGTAATCAGAATCCTATGTGGTGCTTCTAAATAACCCACGGGTTCAAGTCATATCCCAGACCCAATGAGCCAACCGCCAGGGGCTGGAGgcctagaaaacaaatataactcACTATCAGGATGTTGCTAACGTGGAAAACCAGGTTCACCTGGTATCATTTTGTCTCAAAGCACAACCTCCAAGCAGCAAAACATTATGAGCTAGAAAAGAGTAGCAGAAAAAAGGACTAAAGAGAAACCAAAAGCATGTATATAATTCactaaatacatgaaatttaaagTTCTATGAGAGACTCTGGTCTCCGCTCCCTGTTTGAGAGTCAGGTTTTTTCAGCTGCCAAATCAAGTTTGCCATCTTTCATTGCCTGTGAGAAGGA
This window encodes:
- the TNRC6A gene encoding trinucleotide repeat-containing gene 6A protein isoform X3 gives rise to the protein MQLVAEPGLEARCPGSHDIPLPEEWNRELEAKATKDVERNLSRDLVQEEEQLMEEKKKKKDDKKKKEAAQKKATEQKIKVPEQIKPSVSQPQPANSNNGTSTATSTNNNAKRATANNPQQPQPPQQPPQPPQQPQQPQPQPQPPQALPRYPREVPPRFRHQEHKQLLKRGQHFPVIAANLGSAVKVLSSQSESSALTNQQPQNNGEVQNSKNQSDLNHNTSGSHYENSQRGPVSSPSDSSTNCKNAVVNDSPEKEVWPSVPGSDPELASECMDADSVSSSESERNITIMASGNTGGEKDGLRNSTGLGSQNKFVVGSSSNNVGHGGSTGPWGFSHGAIISTCQVSVDAPESKSESSNNRMNAWGTVSSSSNGGLNPSTLNPASNHGAWPVLENNGLALKGPVGSGSSGINIQCSTIGQMPNNQSINSKVGGSATHGTWGSLQETCESEVSGTQKVSFSGQPQNITTEMTGPNNTTNFMTSSLPNSGSVQNNELPSNTGAWRVSTMNPPQIQAPSVMNGTSLSHLSNGESKSGGSYGTTWGAYGSNYSGDKCSSPNGQANGDTVNATLMQPGMNGPVGTNFQVNANKGGGVWESGAAGSQSASWGSGNGASSGGSRRGWGAPAQNTGTNLPGAEWSKLPSNQHSNDSANGNGKKFTNGWKSTEEEDQGAATSQTNEQNSVWAKTGGTVESEGSTESTGRLEEKATGESQSRDRRKIDQHTLLQSIVNRTDLDPRVLSNSGWGQTPIKQNTAWDTETSPRGERKTDNGTEAWGSSATQTFNSGACVDKTSPTSNDTSSVSGWGDPKPALRWGDSKGSNCQGGWEDDSAATGTVKSNQWGNCKEEKSTWNDSQKSKQGWGDGQKSNQGWAVSTSDNWGETSRSNHWGEANKKSSSGGSDSDRSVSGWNELGKTSSFTWGNNINPNNSSGWDESSKPNPSQGWGDPPKSNQSLGWGDSSKPVGSPDWNKPQDLVGSWGIPPATGKPPGTGWLGGPIPAPTKEEEPTGWEEPSPESIRRKMEIDDGTSAWGDPSKYNYKNVNMWNRNVPNGSGRSDQQAQVQQLLPSASAISSKEAGGGSGWGEPWGEPSTPATTVDNGTSAWGKPIDSGPSWGEPVAAASSTSTWGSSSVGPQALSKSGPKSMQDGWCGDDMPLPGNRPTGWEEEEDVEIGMWNSNSSQELNSSLNWPPYTKKMSSKGLSGKKRRRERGTMKGGNKQEEAWINPFVKQFSNISFSRDSPEENVQSNKMDLSGGMLQDKRMDIDKHSLNIGDYNRTVGKGPGSRPQISKESSMERSPYFDKDGIVADESQNMQFMSSQSMKLPPSNSALPNQALGSIAGLGMQNLNSVRQNGNPSMFGVGNTAAQARGLQQPPAQPLSSSQPNLRAQVPPPLLSPQVAMLNQLSQLNQLSQISQLQRLLAQQQRAQSQRSVPSGNRQQQDQQGRPLSVQQQMMQQSRQLDPNLLVKQQTPPAQQQPLHQPAMKPFLENVMPHTTPELQKGPSPINAFSNFPIGLNSNLNVNMDMNSIKEPQSRLRKWTTVDSISVNTSLDQNSSKHGAISSGFRLEESPFVPYDFMNSSTSPASPPGSIGDGWPRAKSPNGSSSVNWPPEFRPGEPWKGYPNIDPETDPYVTPGSVINNLSINTVREVDHLRDRNSGSSSSLNTTLPSTSAWSSIRASNYNVPLSSTAQSTSARNSDSKLTWSPGSVTNTSLAHELWKVPLPPKNITAPSRPPPGLTGQKPPLSTWDNSPLRVGGGWGNSDARYTPGSSWGESSSGRITNWLVLKNLTPQIDGSTLRTLCMQHGPLITFHLNLPHGNALVRYSSKEEVVKAQKSLHMCVLGNTTILAEFASEEEISRFFAQSQSLTPSPGWQSLGSSQSRLGSLDCSHSFSSRTDLNHWNGAGLSGTSCGDLHGTSLWGAPHYSTSLWGPPSSSDPRGMSSPSPINAFLSVDHLGGGGESM
- the TNRC6A gene encoding trinucleotide repeat-containing gene 6A protein isoform X6 → MQLVAEPGLEARCPGSHDIPLPEEWNRELEAKATKDVERNLSRDLVQEEEQLMEEKKKKKDDKKKKEAAQKKATEQKIKVPEQIKPSVSQPQPANSNNGTSTATSTNNNAKRATANNPQQPQPPQQPPQPPQQPQQPQPQPQPPQALPRYPREVPPRFRHQEHKQLLKRDLNHNTSGSHYENSQRGPVSSPSDSSTNCKNAVVNDSPEKEVWPSVPGSDPELASECMDADSVSSSESERNITIMASGNTGGEKDGLRNSTGLGSQNKFVVGSSSNNVGHGGSTGPWGFSHGAIISTCQVSVDAPESKSESSNNRMNAWGTVSSSSNGGLNPSTLNPASNHGAWPVLENNGLALKGPVGSGSSGINIQCSTIGQMPNNQSINSKVGGSATHGTWGSLQETCESEVSGTQKVSFSGQPQNITTEMTGPNNTTNFMTSSLPNSGSVQNNELPSNTGAWRVSTMNPPQIQAPSVMNGTSLSHLSNGESKSGGSYGTTWGAYGSNYSGDKCSSPNGQANGDTVNATLMQPGMNGPVGTNFQVNANKGGGVWESGAAGSQSASWGSGNGASSGGSRRGWGAPAQNTGTNLPGAEWSKLPSNQHSNDSANGNGKKFTNGWKSTEEEDQGAATSQTNEQNSVWAKTGGTVESEGSTESTGRLEEKATGESQSRDRRKIDQHTLLQSIVNRTDLDPRVLSNSGWGQTPIKQNTAWDTETSPRGERKTDNGTEAWGSSATQTFNSGACVDKTSPTSNDTSSVSGWGDPKPALRWGDSKGSNCQGGWEDDSAATGTVKSNQWGNCKEEKSTWNDSQKSKQGWGDGQKSNQGWAVSTSDNWGETSRSNHWGEANKKSSSGGSDSDRSVSGWNELGKTSSFTWGNNINPNNSSGWDESSKPNPSQGWGDPPKSNQSLGWGDSSKPVGSPDWNKPQDLVGSWGIPPATGKPPGTGWLGGPIPAPTKEEEPTGWEEPSPESIRRKMEIDDGTSAWGDPSKYNYKNVNMWNRNVPNGSGRSDQQAQVQQLLPSASAISSKEAGGGSGWGEPWGEPSTPATTVDNGTSAWGKPIDSGPSWGEPVAAASSTSTWGSSSVGPQALSKSGPKSMQDGWCGDDMPLPGNRPTGWEEEEDVEIGMWNSNSSQELNSSLNWPPYTKKMSSKGLSGKKRRRERGTMKGGNKQEEAWINPFVKQFSNISFSRDSPEENVQSNKMDLSGGMLQDKRMDIDKHSLNIGDYNRTVGKGPGSRPQISKESSMERSPYFDKDGIVADESQNMQFMSSQSMKLPPSNSALPNQALGSIAGLGMQNLNSVRQNGNPSMFGVGNTAAQARGLQQPPAQPLSSSQPNLRAQVPPPLLSPQVPVSLLKYAPNNGGLNPLFGPQQVAMLNQLSQLNQLSQISQLQRLLAQQQRAQSQRSVPSGNRQQQDQQGRPLSVQQQMMQQSRQLDPNLLVKQQTPPAQQQPLHQPAMKPFLENVMPHTTPELQKGPSPINAFSNFPIGLNSNLNVNMDMNSIKEPQSRLRKWTTVDSISVNTSLDQNSSKHGAISSGFRLEESPFVPYDFMNSSTSPASPPGSIGDGWPRAKSPNGSSSVNWPPEFRPGEPWKGYPNIDPETDPYVTPGSVINNLSINTVREVDHLRDRNSGSSSSLNTTLPSTSAWSSIRASNYNVPLSSTAQSTSARNSDSKLTWSPGSVTNTSLAHELWKVPLPPKNITAPSRPPPGLTGQKPPLSTWDNSPLRVGGGWGNSDARYTPGSSWGESSSGRITNWLVLKNLTPQIDGSTLRTLCMQHGPLITFHLNLPHGNALVRYSSKEEVVKAQKSLHMCVLGNTTILAEFASEEEISRFFAQSQSLTPSPGWQSLGSSQSRLGSLDCSHSFSSRTDLNHWNGAGLSGTSCGDLHGTSLWGAPHYSTSLWGPPSSSDPRGMSSPSPINAFLSVDHLGGGGESM
- the TNRC6A gene encoding trinucleotide repeat-containing gene 6A protein isoform X5, translating into MHGDLVQEEEQLMEEKKKKKDDKKKKEAAQKKATEQKIKVPEQIKPSVSQPQPANSNNGTSTATSTNNNAKRATANNPQQPQPPQQPPQPPQQPQQPQPQPQPPQALPRYPREVPPRFRHQEHKQLLKRGQHFPVIAANLGSAVKVLSSQSESSALTNQQPQNNGEVQNSKNQSDLNHNTSGSHYENSQRGPVSSPSDSSTNCKNAVVNDSPEKEVWPSVPGSDPELASECMDADSVSSSESERNITIMASGNTGGEKDGLRNSTGLGSQNKFVVGSSSNNVGHGGSTGPWGFSHGAIISTCQVSVDAPESKSESSNNRMNAWGTVSSSSNGGLNPSTLNPASNHGAWPVLENNGLALKGPVGSGSSGINIQCSTIGQMPNNQSINSKVGGSATHGTWGSLQETCESEVSGTQKVSFSGQPQNITTEMTGPNNTTNFMTSSLPNSGSVQNNELPSNTGAWRVSTMNPPQIQAPSVMNGTSLSHLSNGESKSGGSYGTTWGAYGSNYSGDKCSSPNGQANGDTVNATLMQPGMNGPVGTNFQVNANKGGGVWESGAAGSQSASWGSGNGASSGGSRRGWGAPAQNTGTNLPGAEWSKLPSNQHSNDSANGNGKKFTNGWKSTEEEDQGAATSQTNEQNSVWAKTGGTVESEGSTESTGRLEEKATGESQSRDRRKIDQHTLLQSIVNRTDLDPRVLSNSGWGQTPIKQNTAWDTETSPRGERKTDNGTEAWGSSATQTFNSGACVDKTSPTSNDTSSVSGWGDPKPALRWGDSKGSNCQGGWEDDSAATGTVKSNQWGNCKEEKSTWNDSQKSKQGWGDGQKSNQGWAVSTSDNWGETSRSNHWGEANKKSSSGGSDSDRSVSGWNELGKTSSFTWGNNINPNNSSGWDESSKPNPSQGWGDPPKSNQSLGWGDSSKPVGSPDWNKPQDLVGSWGIPPATGKPPGTGWLGGPIPAPTKEEEPTGWEEPSPESIRRKMEIDDGTSAWGDPSKYNYKNVNMWNRNVPNGSGRSDQQAQVQQLLPSASAISSKEAGGGSGWGEPWGEPSTPATTVDNGTSAWGKPIDSGPSWGEPVAAASSTSTWGSSSVGPQALSKSGPKSMQDGWCGDDMPLPGNRPTGWEEEEDVEIGMWNSNSSQELNSSLNWPPYTKKMSSKGLSGKKRRRERGTMKGGNKQEEAWINPFVKQFSNISFSRDSPEENVQSNKMDLSGGMLQDKRMDIDKHSLNIGDYNRTVGKGPGSRPQISKESSMERSPYFDKDGIVADESQNMQFMSSQSMKLPPSNSALPNQALGSIAGLGMQNLNSVRQNGNPSMFGVGNTAAQARGLQQPPAQPLSSSQPNLRAQVPPPLLSPQVPVSLLKYAPNNGGLNPLFGPQQVAMLNQLSQLNQLSQISQLQRLLAQQQRAQSQRSVPSGNRQQQDQQGRPLSVQQQMMQQSRQLDPNLLVKQQTPPAQQQPLHQPAMKPFLENVMPHTTPELQKGPSPINAFSNFPIGLNSNLNVNMDMNSIKEPQSRLRKWTTVDSISVNTSLDQNSSKHGAISSGFRLEESPFVPYDFMNSSTSPASPPGSIGDGWPRAKSPNGSSSVNWPPEFRPGEPWKGYPNIDPETDPYVTPGSVINNLSINTVREVDHLRDRNSGSSSSLNTTLPSTSAWSSIRASNYNVPLSSTAQSTSARNSDSKLTWSPGSVTNTSLAHELWKVPLPPKNITAPSRPPPGLTGQKPPLSTWDNSPLRVGGGWGNSDARYTPGSSWGESSSGRITNWLVLKNLTPQIDGSTLRTLCMQHGPLITFHLNLPHGNALVRYSSKEEVVKAQKSLHMCVLGNTTILAEFASEEEISRFFAQSQSLTPSPGWQSLGSSQSRLGSLDCSHSFSSRTDLNHWNGAGLSGTSCGDLHGTSLWGAPHYSTSLWGPPSSSDPRGMSSPSPINAFLSVDHLGGGGESM